From a single Silene latifolia isolate original U9 population chromosome 6, ASM4854445v1, whole genome shotgun sequence genomic region:
- the LOC141658620 gene encoding bZIP transcription factor 27-like, with translation MHMEKLHNEVDIESEKDVLQSVNTPSFMASLNIPFEGLAFGASSVAAVVAPNSSPPRPMSFFGCFSNQNKRVSEHHDIVEDTCVDRRHKRMMKNRESAARSRSRRQAYTSELEREIAELLEENAKLRKQQLELVLSAPARIPKKNNHSRSLTAPF, from the exons atgcataTGGAAAAATTACACAATGAAGTTGATATAGAAAGTGAAAAAGATGTTCTTCAAAGTGTTAACACTCCTTCATTCATGGCTTCACTAAACATCCCATTTGAGGGTTTGGCTTTTGGTGCCAGTTCCGTCGCCGCCGTTGTCGCTCCTAACTCTTCTCCACCGCGACCGATGTCGTTTTTTGGTTGTTTTAGTAATCAGAATAAAAGGGTTTCTGAGCATCATGATATAGTTGAAGATACTTGTGTTGATCGGAGGCATAAACGTATGATGAAGAACAGAGAATCTGCTGCTAGGTCTCGATCTCGACGTCag GCTTACACGAGTGAACTTGAAAGGGAAATTGCGGAATTGTTAGAAGAGAATGCTAAACTGAGGAAACAACAACTAGAG TTGGTGTTATCTGCTCCAGCAAGGATTCCAAAAAAGAACAACCACAGTAGATCATTGACAGCACCATTTTGA
- the LOC141587564 gene encoding uncharacterized protein LOC141587564 translates to MPENEVNSAFNVDDPHYIHNSEITSTKLVNNLFEGTGFGNWKRGMLIALSAKNKVGFIDRSICNTPIPQPADDALTAKNWRRCNNIIFSWILNSLSLEIADSVLYSNSAQEAWQELEDRFGQSNGAKLYGVQKKLSDFSQGSDSSITYFTKIKYTWDELSGMGMNPKCSCACNCGAKVKQAKFQEDQHVIQFLMDLNDSYKVIRGTILMQNPLPKMVVVYNNLPREERQREIHTSVPVQIDSAA, encoded by the exons ATGCCTGAAAACGAAGTTAATTCTGCTTTCAATGTCGACGATCCTCATTATATCCACAACTCAGAAATCACTAGTACTAAACTCGTGAATAATCTTTTTGAAGGAACTGGTTTTGGTAATTGGAAACGGGGTATGCTCATTGCTTTGTCAGCCAAGAACAAGGTTGGCTTTATCGATAGAAgtatctgtaatactcc tatccCTCAACCTGCTGATGATGCTCTCACTGCCAAGAATTGGCGTCGTTGCAACAATATTATCTTTTCCTGGATTCTTAATTCTTTATCTTTAGAAATTGCTGATTCAGTTCTCTACAGCAACTCTGCTCAAGAAGCTTGGCAAGAATTGGAAGATCGTTTTGGTCAATCTAATGGAGCAAAATTATATGGTGTTCAAAAGAAGCTAAGTGATTTCTCCCAAGGTAGTGATAGCAGCATTACATATTTTACTAAGATCAAATATACATGGGATGAACTTTCTGGTATGGGTATGAATCCCAAGTGTTCTTGCGCATGTAATTGTGGTGCAAAGGTGAAACAGGCTAAGTTTCAAGAAGATCAGCATGTTATACAATTCCTCATGGATTTGAATGATTCCTACAAGGTGATCAGGGGAACAATTTTGATGCAAAATCCCTTGCCAAAAATGGTTGTTGTTTACAATAACTTGCCGCGGGAAGAACGGCAAAGGGAGATTCATACTTCAGTACCTGTACAAATTGATTCAGCTGCATAA